The Cuculus canorus isolate bCucCan1 chromosome 38, bCucCan1.pri, whole genome shotgun sequence genome includes a window with the following:
- the LOC128850090 gene encoding uncharacterized protein LOC128850090, with protein sequence MGHIRDMRTWGHEDNGTRRGHEDNGDTRTMGHVRDTRTWGHEDNGTHQGHEDMGTRGQWDTSGTRGHGDTRTMGHVRDTRTWGHEDNGTHQGHEDMGTRGQRDMRTWGHEDMGTWGHEDMGTWGHEDNGTCQGHEDMGTRGQWDTSGTRGHGDTRTMGHIRDMRTWGHEDNGTRRGHEDNGDTRTMGHIRDTRTWGHIRDTETRQGHEDNGDTRTMGHVRDTRTMGTRGQWDRRTMGHIRDMRTWGHEDNGTRQGHEDMGTRGQRDTSGTRGHGDTRTTGHVRGTRTWGHEDNGTRQGHEDMGT encoded by the exons aTGGGACACATCagggacatgaggacatggggacacgaggacaaCGGGACACGTCGGGGACACGAGGACAatggggacacgaggacaaTGGGACAC GTCAGGGACacgaggacatggggacacgaggacaaTGGGACACATCAGGGACacgaggacatggggacacgaggacaaTGGGACACATCGGGGACacgaggacatggggacacgaggacaaTGGGACACGTCAGGGACacgaggacatggggacatgaggacaaTGGGACACATCAGGGACacgaggacatggggacacgaggacaacgggacatgaggacatggggacacgaggacatggggacatggggacacgaggacatggggacatggggacacgaggacaaTGGGACATGTCagggacatgaggacatggggacacgaggacaaTGGGACACATCAGGGACacgaggacatggggacacgaggacaaTGGGACACATCagggacatgaggacatggggacacgaggacaaCGGGACACGTCGGGGACACGAGGACAatggggacacgaggacaaTGGGACACATCAGGGACacgaggacatggggacacatcAGGGACACAGAGACACGTCAGGGACACGAGGACAatggggacacgaggacaaTGGGACACGTCAGGGACACGAGGACAatggggacacgaggacaaTGGGACAGGAGGACAATGGGACACATCagggacatgaggacatggggacacgaggacaaCGGGACACGTCAGGGACacgaggacatggggacacgaggacaaCGGGACACATCAGGGACacgaggacatggggacacgaggacaaCGGGACACGTCAGGGGCacgaggacatggggacacgaggacaaTGGGACACGTCAGGGGCacgaggacatggggacatga